AGAttcaatgcagagcacaccttcattatgtATAATAGTATTCTTTCAACTAAATTGGTGAACTCTCttatttcaatattaaaataGTGTGGGGGAGGGGGGCGGGGATATTGGTGTATAtgcattttattattaaaataaaatattaagtacATATGTTAGTACATACAAATTGTGGTAGATGATGACAATTAGTTCTTGTAACTTATACGATCATTAGTTTTTTGGTAACTTATGTGACCATCAGCTACTTAACGTATGTAACATCTATCCCATTATATTCTACCCATATTATTATACCTCATTCTATCCATTGATTATATGGAAAACTTCTTCACCTATAAATAGTGGTATTTCTTCCTTTGTGAAGAGTTGTAAGAAAGCTGAGAAGTGTGAAAAAATATAGTAGTGTATAGTAGTGAAAGAGAAAGTTGAGACAATGACAATATTCTAAGTCATCAACTATATTCACTATATAAAAGAGTATATATGTTTAAGGAATGTGTTGTTTTTGTGGAACTTAGAACTCTTCAACTAATCCGTAGTTGTTTGAATTGTATGATGTTGTTGGTCtattgtatcctggaggggtcAAGTAAAGAGTAATATTGTTGGATCGATGCAGATTATGTCGCAATGGGCTTGAATCTCTTTAAAGAGAGCAAGATTATAAAACATTTCTTATAATACACCTACGATAACTTGaagttaaacttttttttaggTTGCATGAGAGATTATTGAAACACACGAAAATGTATGATGGATTTCTCAAGCTTGTAACACATTTATGATAATAAACCAAAGATACAAGGTAAATTAGTCTAGCATCACCAGAGGATACATGgagttgaaaagaaagaaagatacATATGTGAGAAATGGGGggaaaaccaaaataaataaataaaggctAAACAATGCCTAAACCAAAAGGAGATTTACAAATTTCCCTTCAACCATCATATAGAGAGCATGAACTTTTTCAGTTAAACAATTTGTTTTGATATGCTTTTCACTCAAAACGAAGACAGGTTAATATAATGTGTTTTGTGAATATATTCAAGGCTCCATTTTTGGAGCAAATGTCATAACAGCATCTGCCACAGTGAGGAAAATCTTGTCTTCACCAATCATATCGGCAAAACCAGATGCATGAAGCTTGTCGATCACCATTGTCCCCGGATTTGCCAGAACAAGCTGTAGACACATTAAAAGTTTAATGGTAAATATACATGAGCCATGTTTATACTTAGAAAATACTTGTATACATTAGCTTACCTCGACATTTCTTTTCTGGAGTGACTTGTATAGATCTTCTAATGAGTGAATTCCACTAGTATCGATATCAGTAACAGCTGCACAAAAAGCAAGTTACTCAATTGAAATCTCAGggaaaatatattaagaaagaTGGAGAGTCAGTTCCTTACGTGACATCTCAACTATCAAGTACTGGATCTTTTGTTGATTAGTTTCTTTCAGCATTTCATCTTCATCAGTTAGCCATCTTAGTATCCTGCAAAACAATGACATGAATTTAGGTCAGGGGTTTTAAGAAAGTACGATATCTTTAAGGTAATGAAGTGGTAGTAGTACCTATCCCTCATGTAATTGGAGTTTGAAAAGTAGATAGCAGAATCAACTCTCACAATAAGAACACCAGGGACCTTTGTTGATTCAGGATATTGCTGCATATTTCTGTAAACTCGTGTCCTAGGGACCTTGCCAAGCACCACAATCCGAGGCCTTGTGACTTGGAGGAGGATTTTGGCAAATGATATAGCAACCTGTATCAAATCATAATCTTGAAGTTCCTTACTTTTGATGTACGTAATCGCAACCaatcaaagaaattaaaaattgttcAGGTTCTTTACCGCGATCAAGAGGCCTATCTCAACAGACTGGAAAACAACCCCTAAGAAGGCTCCCATGCAAGCAACAAAATCAAACTTATCAATCTTATACAGAAGAGTCATTGCATCGATATCTATCAACCCGATAACTGCAGATATGATGATGGAAGCCAGTATAGCATTTGGTGTGTATTTGAACAATGGTGTGATCAGTTCTAAAGTTAGCAACACAACACAAGACATGACAATATTTGAGACTGCCGTTTGACATCCAGCCATATAGTTGACTGCTGAACGAGAAAAGGAGCCTGCACACAATTCAATCAACTTACTGAGAAAAATCCACCATCAATTTAGTACTAAGAATAAGTGTAGGATTGTTTTTTGACATACCAGTAGCCACATAACAGGATGTCATTGACCCAACTATATTCATTGTTCCTAAAGCAACCATTTCTTTGTTTCCATCCAAACTGTAATCCTTCATTGCTGCAAATGTTCTTCCAATTGCTACAGCCTCCTATAATTTCAACAAGTTTGTTATAAGCTTTTCTCCTCAAAAGAACGATTGTCGGAGAAATGATGAGTTTAACTTACCGTTAGTGCTATCAAACCAGCAATTACACCAATTCTGAATCCTTTAGTTAAATATTCACCACTGAAATAAATCTCGTTCACTGATGGAGGATTGATCCCTTGATCGATGTGTCTTACCTTTGATGGTTACAATAAGATCAAATGTaagggaaaaaaaatcatatcctAACATGAGAATCATAGAGTAAATTTTCTATATCAAAAACTCACAATTTGGACATCATGTTTTTCAGCATGGAAGATAAACACAAAGAATGTCGAGAGGATAACAGATATCAATGGAGCAATTGCAGGCACCCAAAAgtatttcttgttcttctttccCTGTTCAACAATAATTGGCAAATCAAAACAACATAACCCTGATGGTTGTGCTGAAAGAGCATCAAGAAATTTGTTTAGATTCTTACGATGAACTTGGCGACTAGAAGGAAAGCCAAGAAAGATAGTCCTATCACAATAGTCTGCCAGTTCCACTGGGGAATTCAAACATAAAGATAGTTAGTTAGGTTAGctctattaaaagaaaatgaaaaaggaacAGATAGAATTTGTGTTAAATTACCCCATGATGTGCTGCAGCAAAAACTGATTTCATAACCGAAACAATATCAGTTTTCTTAGTGAATTTCTTTATGCCAAGCAGACCCTTAAGTTGTTGAAGGCTGATAGTAATGGCTGCTCCGCCCATGAACCCAACAATCGCAGCATGAGATAGAAAGTCAATCAAGAAGCCCAACCTAAAAAGAAAAGCAAGTCAGCATGGATTCAAAGAGTAGTAATTATTCGATATTTAGGAAGAGGAAATAACCTGAAAAATCCAAGAACAAACTGTGTAACGCCTGCGAAAAATGTAGCAGTAAAAGCAAGACGCTGATACTCGTGTTTTTGCTTAACAGGATCAAGTTCTTGCTGAAGCATACTTCCAAGCAACAGAGACACCACGGCCACTGGCCCTATCGCAATATCTCTTGAACTTCCCATGAATGCATAAACCAACGGTGGCACAAAGCTACTGTCTgtaattaaaaaagaagaaaaagtttaTGTCTTTCACCTAAACAAGTGTGTGCCGTCAATAAAGTAGGTGAATATCATCAGTTATTGTCGAGGGTTCAAATTCTAGTGGAGATAGAAAATACTACTAGATAATTTCTTACAATCGACCTAATATACACACATGTAGCAGAACAGTATAACGTGTCTGCAATATATTTGGGATCACGGAATGAACTTACATAGCCCAAATTGAGCATCCAAGTTGGCAAGTTTAGCATAGCCTATGTCCTGCAAGGACAAGTTCAAAGACAAACCTACACTAGTTAACATAAGAGTGAAATAGAAAAGGCTCAAAATGATGATATTTTTGTAGTATATTAATTACCTGTGGAATACAGAGAGTGGCTATAGTAAGTCCAGCAATAAGATCACCTTTAAACTTAGAGAAATTATAAGACCTTCCCCACTCAAGAATAGGGAAAACAGCTTGAATACCAAGAAGCAATTTCTTTGACTTAGATTGATCCTTAAAATTACGCAACGGATCATCATGGAAGAAAGTTTCTTTCACAGTCTCAGTGATCTCCTTGAGTAAGTTTGTTTTCGGAGGAACGCCTACTTTGTGAACATATGGCAATCCATTCTCCGAATACCTCCGTGAGGAAGCCACTCTTGATATGTCCGTTGCCATATTTTCAGGATTGTCATTCACACGATGACTCATTCTTAATTAACCTGCTACAAGACGAACATTACAATAACATCAATGTCCATACAAGAGAAAGGACAAACAACTAAAAACACAATTCTACtataggcctaactcacaccccaaaagctagatcaaagggaggaggattgtccaagccttataaagagttcacccatctcattaaccactgatatgagacttttgtcattctttaacactaTTCATGTACAAATACTAAATTTATCGtcattataaaattcaaaactcaTAAAATTTATGTAGGAGAGCTTACCTACGAAAGATTGATTAAATTGTTGCAAGAAGAGATAGttacaaaaagggaaaagggagTGTTACTTATATAGGTATATAGAGTTACCAAAAGTCAACTGTTGTATGTGATGCAACACAATCATACATACCAAATGTTGATATAATGAATATAGATCGAATTAATACTGAATACATAATGCCTAAAAGAGGGTTGACCATACAATATAATACACAATGATTGTTGGATAATGTAGAATATAAGCTTAAGCTTGAGCTTAAGTAATTAAGAGATGTGTTATACATTAATATGTCATTTGACTTGGTTTTTGCTTACATGTGTACCCTTTAACTTTAGATGTGTACAAATAGACACTTAGACTTGTATAAAACTTTTCAAGTCGACACATGCGTCCTATGTGACATCCTATGTGGCAATTCACATCATTATATGACATCCTGTATGTAATATGTCAAATAAGACACATGTGtcaacttgttcaattttatattaatttatgtatctaGTTGTGTACATATAACATTAGAGGGTGTAGATGCATACTGAAGCTAAattaaagggcatatttatgtgttataacTTCAAGAGATAGTAATAATTTGCCTCAAATATTCAAGTTTAATGGTATATAATActctataattatttctttcaagttTGATTTATTCCCTTCTTTTATGATTAGTTCAAAGTCTTCTCTGGCTTGCGATTAGTGGATTAGATAAAACTATGATAGGTCGACAACTTCTATTTGCAATTagataacttttatataatggATATTTGGGAATTAAGGTTGATAATTGGATGGATTGAATAGTTATCTCACTCATATAAATATAGGTAAAAATTATTCTATCAAATATGAATTGGATAAGATGATTCTATCCATTTTCacctttcattattttattatgttcttctcttctttcttcttcatttttttgggtaaaatatattttaaaagtatatttataattatattatcataAGTGTAAAATTAGATCTATGCACTCAAATTGATCAAATACACTAGctgaaataaaatgtaaaaaaaaaatatattttcgtGATGCttcataaatgaaaaaaaaacacaatataatataaactcaCGAAAAAATATGTTGATCACCCTTTATTAGATTCAATTTTAGACTTGGCTAGGGGGTCACAGGTCTAGCGGTGAGAGTAGTCACTTACATTCAGAAATGCATGGGTTAATATAGTACAATAGACCTATGTGATCTAGCCATTCTATGAATCATGCGCATAGTGCCTACTAAAAAAAGAGATCTAAACAGACttcatttcataattcaaaataaacttgattgaaaaatcaaaccaacTTCGGAGgaagattattttttaagtttttagaccttgaaagtttttttttaaaaattattattttcttttaaaaaaataactttctaTGATCgcattttctagtttttttgCATTAAAAATCAACCTCCAAAGATTAGTTTgcatttttcaactttttgcACTAAACAGATTGATTTCTGggtccctttttaatttttgtaatgaaATTCCGACCTTGTGAAGTCAGTCTTTTGTGACCTCTTTTGAGGTTGGTTTTTACGGTCAGTTTAACACTCTCTTTTTCACATTAGCATCAGCTTAGTTCATCGATCTGCTCgtttttcatataaaagaatttcaacacaaaaaaaaatataacaaaaacaaaattagtatcataattaaatttaccaaaaaaatagtaatatttaagAGGAagtaaacaaacaaacaaaaacttCAATTTGGCGATGTTATAGGAGCacgaaaaaaaatggaaaagaaagaaaaggggAGAAAATGGTAAATAAGAAACTAATcccaaaagaaaaaggaaagcaaaactgttttcttaaaaaaaattataaaaaaatataaactataaaTTACTCAATATATCTAGccttaaactaattaaaacgTATATTTTTTATGGGCATTGTTACTAAGGTCATGGTtactattaaaaaatcaaatcgaacTATAATTCGAATTAaactgataaaaaaaatttatatttaatttgatttgattaggtttgatttttaaatttaaaaatcgaTACTATTTGTTTGGTATTGATTTTCCTAAAAAACAATTGCAAAAACAACCAAGCCAAACTgataaattagaaatattaatattataattatttatatattattataaataaatataaatattttgttaaattttaagtaACTTAAGTCTTTAACTTTGTAATTTTCTCAAGCCTGACACTTAAATTTTAGCCCAGTTACAATCTTAAGTCCAATTCCATCAAAACTTGTTACCTATCATACCTTTCATAAGATGGTCACACacttcttttaatttaataactttATTAGTGTAATGATAACTCTAGTATTGCTTAATTGaaccaacaatattttttttgtggattgTCCATGTACTAGATGTTTTTTTATTCAAGATAGGTATGTCCTCACaaatttattactttcaaaCCGAAAAAACTAGAAAAACTAAAGTAAACCTTCAATAACCAAATCGAtggttatttttttcatttggtttgagttaattttagaaatttaaaaaaccaactaaattgatttaattttaattttaaccaaTAACCGATTCAAACCGAACTACGGGTACCCCTAATTGTTACCTATCTTTCAATATAGTGATTTATATGGTCAATTaggaattaatattttaaagaaaatgttgagaaatttgacataaattcaaaaattctaaCATATAATATGAATAAGGCAACATCCTAACAACTCAAAAATGTCACGTTGGATGATCTTCTGAcaagtaaatgaataaaaaatcttttttaatactatagtatgattttttttattcatgaaaaaactatttttttcattattgagTTTTTTGTTTGAGAGGAAATCAAGTTTCAGATAAATCAGAAAATGACATTTTAGTCTTATTggaataattcaaaattaaaccATATAACTCTGATATCCTATATTGGGTGTTCCCAACAAGttaatatattaacaaaaaaatgcaataatccattaatataattattttatgaatatattatttgtaaatatttGATCACTAATAAGTCTTAATTTATATGGCATCGTTCAAATTTTGAGAatgaaatagtttaattttaaccgTAAATTCATGTATGAAATCcttatgttttttgaaataatatttacatatttgAAAACTACATAAAAGTACTATAATtcacattaattaataattcaatatatttaaatggtacataaaaaaattactataaaaaaacTAATTGATTCTCAAAATGAAAGCTGAAACATAAATAATGTTTATCTACTtcttattaaataattacaaatgTTCCATATATAACCCATAAACATGTAAGAGATGATATTGTTGTACACGACATAGAGTAGAAAATAAGATTCGATGaagacaaaaatataaaaaattgatatatgtatgtatatgtgtatgtatgtatataaatataaattattagtataataTTATATAGACAAATGTTGGAACTTTGCATCTTTTTATCTTTGATCGAAATGTCTTTTTTTGAGTAACTGATCAACGAAGAAAATTACTTACACtttcttttgaatattttttgattgaatattttttgaatatatatttttacatcatGTGTAAGGTGTAAATATGATATACTCaagatattttttgaaatttcaaaatcataGTTCTCCATTATATATGCGTATATGTAATTTAAAATCgaataaattatgataatcaattaatcataCTGCAAAATATCTATATCAAACTTAAAGTATCGATTTTTATCgaatttatttaatatgatattgatataatatttttttaaaaactaaaaccaAACTTATTGAAACGTGAATTTTTAATACCGTACCATACAGCCCTACACATCTAACTCCATCATTGTTCTCATTTGAGAAAATAATGGAAGTGATGAAATTGTAGATATACTTGCATAGAACCTAGTGAAGAAATAATTGGtaaatatgatatgaaattttttgaaagtgGTAAAAAGAGTAAActgattaaaagaaaaaatataagtgtAAAGAAATAAAACATCAAACTACATCAAGTGggggaaaaaataaaagaagagtaAAAGAAAACATCAAACTCCATTATTATTGTGGGTGATGAGAAAACAAAGAATTCAACGTGCTGATCGATATACAActagtataaaataattaatgaacataAATATAACACTGTATGATAATACCTGGCATTCATTGATAGGAAAAAATTTCGCAACAAAATTTCGTCAAAATGATAATATAACATatgtatattatgttattttatctttttaaatattattattttttaattttaatatttttaattaaaaattaaaaaaaaaattattttaaaataaaaaaaatattataaacttttaagcATTACCCTAATTAATAATGGACACCTTGATCAATGTCTGTTTTGTCTTGATTCAATGAATCCAAAAGTATTGAAACCTTCTTCTTTGGAAAAATACAAGAGAGAGCCTCAAACCTACAACAACACTTCCTCTACACTATAATtgtcttataataatagttcttCTATTCTAGTTTATTATACtaacaaaaaatactatatACTTCACCAAAAATTGtgataaagtaataaatatttttgatcaaAGGCGTAGCCACATGGTGATCATATATGGTCTCAGATTCAAGTTTCTCTGGGCAGTGGCATAGCCACATGGTGATCATCGATACAAAATTTCGTATGTACATGTGTAAAATAATacgaaataattaaataatatattttgaacatcCTTAACATAACAACTTGTTATAGCCTAGTAGTTTCACCTCCTTGGAATGAGGAAGTGTTCCTTGTGCTATTTCTGAACACAATTTGTGAAATTTCTGATTCCGTGACCGTCACACTCTCTGGGTACAGAGCTACATTTGTTAGGGAGCACTTTAAGTAAAGACTTTATGATAATGTGTTACCAGGAATCTCGAATTCAAATTCCTTTGGATACATAGTTACATTTATCAAGAAACACTTTAAATATAGATATTATCATAATGCGCAtatgctaaaaattattttcattgtaGTTTGATATTGTTAACCCTTGTCAACATCTGCCTTTTGGTTCGAGTTCAACCAAGAGTGCGCTCCCAATACTTCCTAAAAAAGGAATTGTAACTATCAAATCAGTTGTATCACCTCAATCAAGATATCTTATTAGTTTTAACTCATATATATAAGATGCCAACTGTTTTTAGTTTTActaatatttcatcaaatatatattaagtatgaatgtgacaaataaaagtaaacgCATGGTAAAAACCAAAAGTATATATATCGGCAAGGCAAAGAAAGTGATGAATTCGTTGAGAAGATTTGGGACAAGGGAAATATTgcatatttgtataaaaaatattgaagtcaAACTGCAGTAGAGAAATAATGAACCTGGATTACATCTAAGCCAAGTACAAAGTGCCTTAAAAATAGGTTGACCAAGATTTAAGCATGTAAACAAATGCATACTTCTTTTGTTTAATACAACATCAATCAAAAAAGTAATCATTCTTATGTGATATTTATAGCTGCTAGGATACTGCTCTACATGGAAATTATTGTTGGaatgtatattattaattatatgttaaaagaaataatatttcttaGAGATTAAacatttgtttaatttaaatagattatatatttgtttatggtgtctatttacttatatagtagatgatttagtGTGTAGATTTTAGCTTATACACAGAGGATTAAATCTTCGATTCTTATAAGTATAAAATTTTTTGTTCACAATCTAGGATGTAAATTGGACAATGTCATCGGGTATGATTGTAGCACAAGATTATTTGTAATTTGTCTTGATTATGGGAACGGCATAGTTCCAACTTCTTATGATAgtacattttgtatgtattgaatggGATCGAGTAGATATAGTTATTTTAGACTGactaacaaaaacaaattttctaaactattaaatgtacttatattcttaatcctgacataactattatgatctgtatatattaattatcgttTTGATTTATCAAAAGGTGAGATTCTGAGATGGGTCAATGTGCGTGGTAAgatggatgataataatatatactggtgaaataataagttagttgatggaatccatGTCCCATTATAGAGAATGCTTGATATGCCTTTTTGAGAAACTTAAAAGTTTTCATCGTGTCAAATCTTGCAAGTGAATTTATGAATtcgacacatgaaataagttaagtagtgctctaaaggaaattaatcattaagttaaattcgtcagtaatttaattattgattattatctGAAATCTTAACATGGGGAATTACACAAGTGTTTAATGGAGAATTACAAAATAGAGGAGTGCAATTACGAATTCctagtggaatgatttgtaatttattatggtaagttttattcaaattaattatttgaaattatttccataataggaagtctcattaattaattttatggtCCCTATAGTTCccatatttaactagaactcagaATCTTATTTGTATGCAAAAAGGAAGAATAATATGGATTTTTCTAGtctttaagaaaaattagaTTTTCTAGTCCTTTTTAGATTAGGAAGAAATCTCCATATATAGGGGTTCTCCTAACCTAGAAAAAAGAGATGACTATTAGTTTTCTATTCGATACTTGCCCACCCAAGTATTGATTTGGATGTGACTTGGGATCACCGTAGATGACCATAGTTATTGTTTATCTTGTAGATTCGTTTGAAGGTCCGTCTATCTTGTAGATTCGCTTGAAGGTATTTGTTCACGCTTCAAGAGGTATTTATCGAATTAAATTTCAGCATGTTTATTCGTTTTAGCATGATTATGTGTTCTAGCATAAACGGTATTAGTTATCTATTATTTATA
The sequence above is a segment of the Solanum lycopersicum chromosome 10, SLM_r2.1 genome. Coding sequences within it:
- the ST1 gene encoding sulfate transporter 1; translation: MSHRVNDNPENMATDISRVASSRRYSENGLPYVHKVGVPPKTNLLKEITETVKETFFHDDPLRNFKDQSKSKKLLLGIQAVFPILEWGRSYNFSKFKGDLIAGLTIATLCIPQDIGYAKLANLDAQFGLYSSFVPPLVYAFMGSSRDIAIGPVAVVSLLLGSMLQQELDPVKQKHEYQRLAFTATFFAGVTQFVLGFFRLGFLIDFLSHAAIVGFMGGAAITISLQQLKGLLGIKKFTKKTDIVSVMKSVFAAAHHGWNWQTIVIGLSFLAFLLVAKFIGKKNKKYFWVPAIAPLISVILSTFFVFIFHAEKHDVQIVRHIDQGINPPSVNEIYFSGEYLTKGFRIGVIAGLIALTEAVAIGRTFAAMKDYSLDGNKEMVALGTMNIVGSMTSCYVATGSFSRSAVNYMAGCQTAVSNIVMSCVVLLTLELITPLFKYTPNAILASIIISAVIGLIDIDAMTLLYKIDKFDFVACMGAFLGVVFQSVEIGLLIAVAISFAKILLQVTRPRIVVLGKVPRTRVYRNMQQYPESTKVPGVLIVRVDSAIYFSNSNYMRDRILRWLTDEDEMLKETNQQKIQYLIVEMSPVTDIDTSGIHSLEDLYKSLQKRNVELVLANPGTMVIDKLHASGFADMIGEDKIFLTVADAVMTFAPKMEP